A genomic region of Planctomycetota bacterium contains the following coding sequences:
- a CDS encoding cobalamin-dependent protein (Presence of a B(12) (cobalamin)-binding domain implies dependence on cobalamin itself, in one of its several forms, or in some unusual lineages, dependence on a cobalamin-like analog.), whose translation MRILLVQPPPPDYIGFRRTALPEPLALETIGAVACPNHDVRLLDIRLEDALDAALEDFQPDLVGVTCLTTEVYNAQDLLARAKKALPGVFTVAGGHHASLVPEDFRQPYADAIVIGEGEETFRELLETLDRIGPGGPRDGLAAVDGLAWRREDNEWVTNAPRRLRPSLDDLPMPARHLAERYAGRYFFLFDQPHACIATSRGCPFHCNFCSVWKFYHRTCRYCSAERVVAEMEAVQPTAISFVDDNFLANVKRAWKIVELIRSRGVKKTIGMQARTDTISKHPDLIEAFREVGLETILIGFEAATQQRLDAVAKGATVEQNERAMEILNRLGIHMWGAFIVSPDFTHEDFQELKKYRERKGIIYPQFTILTPLPGTDLYEERYDELVTHDYRLFDALHAVLPTRLAHEEFYKEFASLYRPDNPELLYDLISSGRITMERARKAREILMELGDYRNFLKGERDAGLMPAAS comes from the coding sequence GTGCGCATTCTGTTGGTTCAACCGCCGCCGCCGGACTACATCGGTTTTCGCCGGACAGCGCTCCCGGAGCCGCTCGCCCTGGAGACAATCGGCGCCGTCGCGTGTCCGAACCACGACGTGCGCCTGCTGGACATTCGTCTGGAGGATGCGCTGGACGCGGCGCTGGAGGATTTCCAGCCGGACCTCGTGGGCGTCACCTGCCTGACGACCGAAGTGTACAACGCCCAGGACCTCCTCGCGCGGGCCAAGAAGGCGCTGCCTGGGGTGTTCACCGTGGCCGGAGGGCACCACGCCAGCCTGGTGCCCGAAGATTTCCGGCAGCCGTACGCGGACGCCATCGTCATCGGCGAGGGCGAAGAAACGTTCCGCGAACTCCTGGAGACGCTGGATCGGATCGGCCCGGGCGGTCCGCGGGACGGCCTCGCGGCCGTCGACGGGCTGGCGTGGCGCCGCGAGGACAACGAGTGGGTCACGAATGCGCCGCGTCGTCTGCGGCCGTCGCTCGACGACCTGCCGATGCCGGCGCGCCACCTGGCCGAACGCTACGCCGGCCGGTACTTTTTCCTCTTCGACCAGCCTCACGCCTGCATCGCCACGAGCCGGGGATGTCCCTTCCACTGCAACTTCTGCTCCGTCTGGAAATTTTATCACCGGACGTGCCGGTACTGTTCGGCCGAGCGCGTGGTGGCGGAGATGGAGGCCGTCCAGCCGACCGCCATCAGTTTCGTGGACGACAACTTCCTGGCGAACGTGAAGCGCGCCTGGAAGATCGTCGAACTTATCCGGTCGCGCGGCGTGAAGAAAACGATCGGCATGCAGGCGCGGACGGACACCATCTCGAAGCACCCGGACCTGATTGAAGCGTTCCGCGAGGTCGGCCTGGAGACGATCCTCATCGGATTCGAGGCGGCGACGCAGCAGCGCCTCGACGCCGTTGCGAAAGGCGCCACCGTCGAACAGAACGAGCGGGCGATGGAGATCCTGAATCGCCTCGGCATCCACATGTGGGGCGCGTTCATCGTGAGCCCCGACTTCACCCACGAGGATTTCCAGGAACTCAAAAAGTACCGCGAGCGGAAGGGCATCATCTACCCCCAGTTCACCATCCTGACGCCCCTGCCCGGAACCGACCTGTACGAGGAGAGATACGACGAACTCGTGACGCACGATTACCGCCTCTTCGACGCCCTCCACGCCGTTCTCCCCACCCGCCTGGCGCACGAAGAGTTCTACAAGGAGTTCGCCAGCCTCTACCGCCCCGACAACCCCGAACTCCTGTACGACTTGATCTCCAGCGGCCGGATCACCATGGAACGCGCCCGAAAGGCCCGCGAAATCCTCATGGAACTCGGCGACTACCGCAACTTCCTGAAGGGCGAGCGGGACGCCGGCCTGATGCCGGCCGCTTCGTGA
- a CDS encoding universal stress protein, translating to MIRLAKLLVPTDFSEDSEQAARYAVELAKRFQAEIHCIHVVDIPADLLSTSDYYMTGPSEAFLDQIREESKKNLEAFAKKNLEGAQVRTAFLEGSPFVEIIRYAHNQEIDLVVIATHGRTGLRHVLFGSVAEKVVRKAPCPVLVVKRKERDFVLP from the coding sequence ATGATCCGACTCGCGAAACTGCTCGTCCCGACGGATTTCTCGGAAGACAGCGAACAGGCCGCTCGCTACGCCGTCGAACTCGCCAAGCGGTTCCAGGCCGAGATCCACTGCATCCACGTCGTGGACATCCCGGCCGACCTCTTGAGCACGTCGGACTACTACATGACAGGGCCGAGCGAAGCCTTTCTCGACCAGATCCGCGAAGAGAGCAAAAAAAACCTCGAAGCGTTCGCCAAAAAGAACCTCGAAGGCGCACAGGTGCGAACGGCGTTCCTCGAAGGAAGCCCCTTCGTCGAGATCATCCGCTACGCCCACAATCAGGAGATCGACCTCGTGGTCATCGCGACGCACGGTCGGACGGGCCTCCGGCACGTGCTGTTCGGCAGCGTCGCCGAGAAGGTCGTCCGCAAGGCCCCCTGCCCCGTCCTGGTCGTCAAGCGCAAGGAACGCGACTTCGTCCTGCCTTGA
- a CDS encoding PilZ domain-containing protein codes for MGPASRDGPERRQFSRSAVEVPATAVRRSTPLEDQRHVISLHVLNVSQGGLGALASDPLEEKESVVVFFPPMGPRKGRDTRGQVVRCVEEGDRYAVGIAFDEPWPVREGIG; via the coding sequence ATGGGTCCTGCATCGCGCGACGGACCGGAGCGGCGGCAGTTCTCTCGTTCGGCCGTCGAAGTCCCCGCGACGGCGGTCCGGCGGAGCACGCCGTTGGAAGACCAGAGGCACGTGATTTCGCTGCACGTGCTGAATGTTTCGCAGGGCGGGCTGGGCGCGCTGGCGTCGGACCCGCTCGAGGAAAAGGAATCGGTGGTGGTGTTCTTCCCGCCGATGGGACCTCGCAAGGGGCGCGACACGCGCGGCCAGGTCGTCCGATGCGTGGAGGAAGGCGACCGCTATGCCGTCGGCATCGCGTTCGACGAGCCCTGGCCGGTCCGCGAAGGAATCGGATAG
- a CDS encoding PilZ domain-containing protein: MGAPSGNTRRSAGRERRRFDRFATRLDVSAWRDDLAASGLAKRSAQCRMELRDFSLDGLRAESPVRLKVNEHVTLRLPPNGRHRPLELTGRVVHCRRQEDRYQVGIQFAQTRESAASPWWQLPRLFSVAHEPASPRRPEFLRDA; this comes from the coding sequence ATGGGCGCACCATCAGGCAACACTCGCCGCAGCGCCGGGAGGGAGCGCAGGCGATTTGACCGCTTTGCGACCCGCCTCGACGTATCCGCGTGGCGCGACGATCTGGCGGCCTCCGGCCTTGCCAAACGCTCCGCCCAGTGCCGGATGGAACTCCGGGACTTCTCGCTCGACGGTCTGCGCGCGGAGAGCCCGGTCCGGCTCAAAGTGAACGAGCACGTGACGCTGCGTCTGCCGCCGAACGGCAGGCATCGGCCGCTCGAACTCACCGGCCGCGTCGTCCACTGCCGGCGTCAAGAGGACCGATACCAGGTGGGGATCCAGTTCGCCCAGACCCGCGAGTCGGCGGCCTCGCCGTGGTGGCAACTGCCGCGGCTCTTCAGCGTGGCCCACGAACCCGCCTCGCCGAGGCGCCCGGAGTTTCTGCGGGACGCGTAG
- a CDS encoding twin-arginine translocase subunit TatC — translation MKTDVEMTFGEHLEELRRRIILALLGLLVGTVLCGVFYQELLTTILKPYYKALTNLEKSQKPPAPPPKEESPARPAPPEPAPPPGTAIEDRLAAIEARLSRIESSLPGASPPAARTPSATAGPPSSAPAQPQSRLILRSPMTGYIMIILMCLITGVIVASPWVIYQIWAFVGVGLHPHERKHIYTYGPASFLLFLGGGSLFYFYILPIGLQALMNPTAGIKVNGTSLIDPSFMLDEYLYFVALMTLVFGLAFQTPLVVMFIERIGLVPLSTLVRQQRLVIFIMVIIAALITPTVDPVSLTAMAVPLILLYELGLVLAWLTGRKRRQLAAAERAAEEAADAAAEAAQAERQASDAGESPYDEFKGNMH, via the coding sequence ATGAAAACCGACGTGGAGATGACCTTCGGCGAACACCTCGAAGAATTGCGCCGGAGGATCATCCTGGCCCTGCTGGGCCTCCTGGTGGGAACGGTCCTGTGCGGCGTGTTCTACCAGGAACTGCTGACGACGATCCTGAAGCCGTACTACAAGGCCCTGACGAACCTCGAGAAGAGCCAGAAGCCGCCGGCCCCGCCGCCGAAAGAGGAGTCGCCGGCGCGCCCGGCGCCCCCTGAACCGGCCCCGCCGCCCGGCACGGCCATTGAGGACCGGTTGGCAGCCATCGAGGCGCGGCTGTCGCGCATCGAGTCGTCGCTGCCGGGCGCCTCGCCGCCGGCCGCGCGGACACCCTCCGCGACTGCGGGCCCGCCCTCCTCCGCCCCCGCCCAGCCGCAATCGCGGCTGATCCTGCGCAGCCCGATGACGGGCTACATCATGATCATCCTGATGTGCCTCATTACGGGCGTCATCGTCGCCAGCCCCTGGGTCATATACCAGATCTGGGCCTTCGTGGGCGTCGGCCTGCACCCGCACGAGCGCAAGCACATCTACACTTACGGGCCGGCCAGTTTTCTGCTGTTCCTCGGCGGCGGGTCGCTCTTCTACTTCTACATCCTGCCCATCGGGCTTCAGGCCCTCATGAACCCGACGGCCGGCATCAAGGTCAACGGCACGTCGCTTATTGACCCCAGTTTCATGCTCGACGAATACCTGTACTTCGTCGCGCTGATGACCCTGGTGTTCGGGCTGGCCTTCCAGACGCCGCTGGTCGTCATGTTTATCGAGCGCATCGGCCTCGTGCCGCTCTCGACGCTCGTCAGGCAGCAGCGGCTGGTCATCTTCATCATGGTCATCATCGCCGCCCTGATCACGCCGACCGTCGATCCCGTGAGCCTGACGGCAATGGCCGTGCCGCTGATCCTCCTTTACGAACTCGGCTTGGTGCTGGCCTGGCTCACCGGCCGCAAGCGCCGCCAACTCGCCGCCGCCGAACGGGCCGCTGAGGAGGCCGCTGACGCGGCCGCCGAGGCCGCCCAGGCGGAGAGACAGGCCTCGGACGCCGGCGAGTCACCGTACGACGAGTTCAAGGGCAACATGCACTGA
- a CDS encoding HEAT repeat domain-containing protein gives MTKRTSLLVLGVSAALAVTLASAGCGPTAQRFGQYAPASRLLILEAEGPGAKGAPQATQEILASDDALLAASAAQLLGAWAAVGDPYLVLPALTHPDPLVRGIAQTAYIENHADVLAPLAVEGSLVEVPPAVLAALEQLHDPQGMPDLARILTDRRDKIREHLAGTEDEAALATDLLARIGDAGALRTVGRLAESGRAEIRAKAASACVRDDMGLGPSLLPAIARSGTLQRRAVMRALVLRADARLKDVVAASLDDLDEAVRRNAIRAAGNFGASAPVDRLAEKLHGLSGEKPEVLLALGAIGRPAAPVLRDYLLKGPATDDLRVEALLAFGPQAGREDVAWIAKNLQSKDKHLRAAGASALGRIGHPSAQAALMLAVDDAEPIVRATVARALGQVGTTYAGKQLVLMLDDPSALVRSLAAWGLGQSRYPDAVPALVKMARTTATATEVPLRAGRVYGRPEQAAVEALGKIGTPEAVAAVLESLESPSWLLRATAAEALSVANCRNDNVLAALEKRLDDPVNLVRANALLALRTLGKTFPAGYFQER, from the coding sequence ATGACCAAGCGAACTTCCCTCCTCGTTCTCGGCGTATCGGCGGCCCTGGCGGTGACCCTGGCATCCGCCGGCTGCGGGCCGACCGCCCAGCGGTTCGGCCAATACGCGCCGGCGTCTCGGCTCCTGATTCTCGAGGCCGAAGGGCCCGGCGCCAAGGGGGCTCCTCAGGCGACCCAGGAGATCCTGGCCTCGGACGACGCGCTCCTCGCCGCCTCGGCGGCCCAACTGCTCGGCGCCTGGGCGGCCGTCGGCGACCCCTATCTCGTGCTTCCGGCCTTGACGCATCCCGACCCGCTCGTGCGCGGCATCGCCCAGACGGCCTACATCGAGAACCATGCCGACGTCCTCGCGCCGTTGGCCGTCGAGGGCTCCCTCGTGGAAGTGCCGCCTGCCGTCCTCGCGGCGCTTGAGCAACTCCACGACCCGCAGGGCATGCCCGACCTCGCCCGCATCCTCACGGACCGCCGAGACAAAATCCGCGAGCATCTGGCCGGCACGGAGGACGAGGCCGCCCTCGCCACCGACCTTCTGGCGCGGATCGGCGACGCCGGCGCGCTGCGGACCGTCGGCCGATTGGCTGAATCCGGACGGGCGGAGATCCGCGCCAAGGCCGCCTCCGCCTGCGTCCGCGACGACATGGGCCTCGGCCCCAGCCTCCTGCCCGCCATCGCCCGGAGCGGAACCCTCCAGCGCCGGGCCGTCATGCGGGCGCTCGTGCTCCGGGCGGACGCGCGGCTCAAGGACGTCGTCGCCGCGAGTCTGGACGACCTCGACGAGGCCGTCCGGCGCAACGCCATCCGCGCCGCCGGCAATTTCGGCGCCTCGGCGCCCGTCGACCGGCTCGCCGAGAAACTCCACGGCCTCTCCGGCGAGAAGCCTGAGGTCCTTCTGGCGCTGGGCGCGATCGGCCGGCCCGCCGCTCCCGTCCTGCGCGACTACCTCCTGAAAGGCCCCGCGACGGACGACCTGCGGGTCGAGGCGCTCCTGGCGTTCGGTCCCCAGGCCGGCCGCGAAGACGTCGCCTGGATCGCCAAAAACCTCCAATCGAAAGACAAGCACCTCCGTGCCGCGGGCGCTTCCGCCCTCGGCCGGATCGGCCATCCCAGCGCCCAGGCGGCCCTGATGCTGGCCGTCGACGACGCCGAACCCATCGTCCGCGCGACGGTGGCCCGCGCGCTCGGCCAGGTCGGAACCACCTATGCCGGCAAGCAACTCGTCCTGATGCTCGACGACCCGTCGGCGCTGGTGCGGTCTCTGGCCGCGTGGGGCCTCGGCCAGTCGAGGTATCCCGATGCCGTCCCCGCCCTCGTCAAGATGGCGCGGACGACGGCCACCGCCACGGAAGTGCCGCTCCGCGCCGGGCGCGTGTACGGCCGGCCGGAGCAGGCCGCCGTCGAGGCCCTCGGCAAGATCGGCACGCCGGAGGCCGTCGCCGCCGTCCTCGAATCGCTCGAGTCGCCGTCCTGGCTCCTTCGCGCGACCGCCGCCGAGGCGCTCAGCGTGGCCAACTGCCGCAATGACAATGTCCTGGCGGCCCTCGAAAAACGCCTCGACGACCCCGTCAATCTCGTCCGCGCCAATGCCCTCCTGGCCCTCAGGACGCTCGGCAAGACGTTCCCGGCGGGCTACTTCCAGGAGCGCTAG